The region TTGGGTGTGAATCTCAAATTGGGTTATCACTATGACTCAGTCTTCTTCATGGGCCTAGATGGATCTTACTCACAACCTAAGTTCGAGCACTCGGCAACTGATTATGATGCGGATGCCAAGTCGTCTCTGTACGGGGTGATCTTAGGTGGCCAAATGCCAAACATCGGTTTGCGCATTTGGGGTGGATACATCTTTGGCGGAGAACTGGATCCCGAAGAAAGCGGTGGTGTGGACGTCAAGTTCACAGGAGCGAAGGGGCCCAAAGTCGGACTTGGATTTAAGATTTTCATGGTCAGCTTGAACGTTGAATACATGGATCTTGAATACGACGACTCCGAGATTGAACAAGCTGGTCCAATCTCAGGAGAGATCGACAACAAATTGAAAAATAAATTAGGTTTAGTCAGTATTTCATTGCCACTGACTTTATAAAACCTGTTTTCTGCGAGTTTAAAGAGCCCTTATACAGGAAGTGTAAGGGCTCTTTTTTATGGTGCCTGCTTCTTTTTTGGGTCTACGCTGCATCAAATGATGCGCCGTAGACCCAAAAAAGAAGCAGGCACCTTTCAAAGACTGAGTAAGAAGGCGCCGAGTCCGATCGCGCAGGCGCTGAGGATTTGTTTTCTCGTCAGTGATTCTTTTAGGAAGTAAGAAAAGATCACTGCGAAGAAGATCGAAGTGTTGCGCAGAGAAATCGCGAAGCCCGGTGCGGAAATCTTTAAGCCGTAAAGGAAAATCAAGAACGAAGCCGTGGCGCCGGCTCCCGTTGCGATCACAGTCCAACCTTTTGTTTTCACGGTGTCGCGAATTCTTTCAAACGGATTTTTTCGAATACTCCAAAATAAAAACGGCAGGGACACAACCATCGCGATAAAAAACAATGTGCGCGGTTCCGCGCCTCTTTCCAAAGCTTGATGGTAGGTCAAATGATAGCCGGCGATGAACACCGCGCTTAGATAAGACCAAATATCTTCTTTCTTAAATACCGAAAGATCGTCTTTCGTTCGTCCCGCC is a window of Bdellovibrio bacteriovorus DNA encoding:
- a CDS encoding outer membrane beta-barrel protein — translated: MRNLSVLMLVLGFLVSAQSYAGFYIEPGITYEKGDNELEWPAPLGDSTGNTKGLGVNLKLGYHYDSVFFMGLDGSYSQPKFEHSATDYDADAKSSLYGVILGGQMPNIGLRIWGGYIFGGELDPEESGGVDVKFTGAKGPKVGLGFKIFMVSLNVEYMDLEYDDSEIEQAGPISGEIDNKLKNKLGLVSISLPLTL
- a CDS encoding EamA family transporter, giving the protein MATGPLLLIGSAFLHAGWNALAKSSQDKESFLFLTILLSGLFTFMTVFVFGQLEFPNNTVGALGFLSGIFEGLYFLTLAKALRTTSLGKSYSIMRGGAMIVVWMISTIFLQERAAFLQYFGAFTILAGIFTMNLAGRTKDDLSVFKKEDIWSYLSAVFIAGYHLTYHQALERGAEPRTLFFIAMVVSLPFLFWSIRKNPFERIRDTVKTKGWTVIATGAGATASFLIFLYGLKISAPGFAISLRNTSIFFAVIFSYFLKESLTRKQILSACAIGLGAFLLSL